From one Catenuloplanes nepalensis genomic stretch:
- a CDS encoding branched-chain amino acid ABC transporter permease, with product MRNVLYPLGPVGANAPPAESTPTVWDRLPNLVYTGVHIGLILALGALGVSLIFGTMGLTNFAHGELITFGALAGFLFNVTVGLPLWLALILAVVVGGAFGWLQDKFFWGWLRRRRTGLIGMMIVSIGLAMVLRYVFLFQFRGGTQQYADYAAQAGVAIGPLLIAPKNLIMDAVAILVLVAVSVALLKTRLGKATRAVSTNPALAAASGIDVDKIIRLIWTIGGALAALSGVMLGMFQGVNFQMGFQILLLVFAAVTLGGLGTAFGALIGSMVVGIVTQVSTLWVPTELKNVGALAALIIILLVRPQGILGRRERIG from the coding sequence ATGCGTAACGTCCTGTACCCGCTCGGCCCGGTCGGTGCGAACGCGCCGCCGGCGGAGTCGACGCCGACGGTGTGGGATCGTCTGCCGAACCTGGTGTACACCGGCGTGCACATCGGCCTGATCCTGGCGCTGGGCGCGCTGGGCGTCTCGCTGATCTTCGGCACGATGGGTTTGACGAACTTCGCGCACGGTGAGCTGATCACGTTCGGCGCGCTGGCCGGTTTCCTGTTCAACGTGACGGTCGGCCTGCCGCTGTGGCTGGCGCTGATCCTGGCGGTGGTCGTCGGTGGCGCGTTCGGCTGGTTGCAGGACAAGTTCTTCTGGGGCTGGCTGCGCCGGCGCCGTACGGGCCTGATCGGCATGATGATCGTGTCGATCGGTCTGGCGATGGTGCTGCGCTACGTCTTCCTGTTCCAGTTCCGCGGTGGCACGCAGCAGTACGCGGACTACGCGGCGCAGGCGGGTGTCGCGATCGGCCCGCTGCTGATCGCGCCGAAGAACCTGATCATGGACGCGGTGGCGATCCTGGTGCTGGTCGCGGTGTCGGTCGCGCTGCTGAAGACGCGTCTGGGCAAGGCGACGCGCGCGGTGTCGACGAACCCTGCGCTGGCGGCCGCGTCCGGCATCGACGTCGACAAGATTATTCGCCTGATCTGGACGATCGGCGGCGCGCTGGCCGCGCTGTCCGGCGTGATGCTCGGCATGTTCCAGGGTGTGAACTTCCAGATGGGCTTCCAGATCCTGCTGCTGGTCTTCGCGGCAGTGACGCTGGGTGGCCTCGGAACCGCGTTCGGTGCGTTGATCGGCAGCATGGTGGTCGGCATCGTCACGCAGGTCTCGACGCTGTGGGTGCCGACCGAGCTGAAGAACGTCGGTGCGCTGGCCGCGCTGATCATCATCCTGCTCGTCCGGCCGCAGGGCATCCTGGGCCGCCGTGAGCGGATCGGTTAA
- a CDS encoding branched-chain amino acid ABC transporter permease — MNWELITTVSVESIIGSTTIVYALAAIGLNVHFGYTGLLNFGQSAFLGVAAYGLAMSVATYGLPFWTGIIVGLVGAVLLALLLGVPTLRLRADYLAIVTIAAAEIIRLLTRSVSLSEWTGGSDGLQRFSDDFYTMNPFSQGVQVGVIGFDSRELWVLTVGWVLVAFSCLIVWLLMRSPWGRVLKAIREDEDAVRSLGKNVFSYKIQSLILGGVLGSLGGFMFAISRAAVQPDTYGTEFTFFAYTILILGGAARVFGPVVGSMIFWFLIVFVDALLIELINVGAISTSIMDTTQAGSVRYILVGLGLMVLLIFRPQGIFGDKKEVMLDAR; from the coding sequence ATGAACTGGGAACTGATCACGACGGTCTCCGTCGAGTCGATCATCGGCTCCACCACGATCGTCTACGCGCTGGCCGCGATCGGCCTGAACGTGCACTTCGGCTACACCGGTCTGCTGAACTTCGGCCAGTCCGCGTTCCTCGGCGTCGCGGCGTACGGCCTGGCGATGTCGGTGGCCACGTACGGCCTGCCGTTCTGGACCGGCATCATCGTCGGCCTGGTCGGCGCCGTGTTGCTGGCGCTGCTGCTGGGCGTGCCGACGCTGCGGCTGCGTGCCGACTACCTGGCGATCGTCACGATCGCGGCCGCGGAGATCATCCGGCTGCTGACCCGCTCGGTGAGCCTGAGCGAGTGGACCGGCGGTTCGGACGGCCTGCAGCGCTTCTCCGACGACTTCTACACGATGAACCCGTTCAGCCAGGGCGTCCAGGTGGGCGTCATCGGCTTCGACTCGCGCGAGCTGTGGGTGCTGACGGTCGGCTGGGTCCTGGTCGCGTTCTCCTGCCTCATCGTCTGGCTGCTGATGCGCAGCCCGTGGGGCCGGGTGCTGAAGGCGATCCGGGAGGACGAGGACGCGGTCCGCAGCCTCGGCAAGAACGTCTTCTCGTACAAGATCCAGTCGCTGATCCTGGGTGGCGTGCTCGGCTCGCTCGGCGGTTTCATGTTCGCGATCAGCCGCGCGGCCGTGCAGCCGGACACGTACGGCACCGAGTTCACGTTCTTCGCGTACACCATCCTGATCCTCGGTGGCGCGGCCCGGGTCTTCGGCCCGGTGGTCGGTTCGATGATCTTCTGGTTCCTGATCGTCTTCGTGGACGCGCTGCTGATCGAGCTGATCAACGTCGGCGCGATCTCCACTTCGATCATGGACACGACCCAGGCCGGCTCCGTCCGGTACATCCTGGTCGGCCTCGGCCTGATGGTCCTGCTGATCTTCCGTCCGCAGGGAATCTTCGGCGACAAGAAGGAGGTCATGCTCGATGCCCGCTGA
- a CDS encoding ABC transporter ATP-binding protein — MPAETLPSLADVPREPGAKKPDPILVADGVVRRFGGLTAVNVQHVEIPRGRITALIGPNGAGKTTFFNLLTGFDKPDEGSWTFNGKNLGGVAAHRVARLGMVRTFQLTKALNRLTVMDNMLLGATGQKGENFFRALIPAIWHAQEKEITARAEELLVRFKLDAKRNDFAGSLSGGQRKLLEMARALMVRPDMVMLDEPMAGVNPALTQSLLGHVKALREDGMTVLFVEHDMDMVRDISDWVIVMGQGAVIAEGTPDEVMADPRVIDAYLGSQHDEPGAEAPAATAPVTPQPAATVADTADGTPAADKPAGEEKA; from the coding sequence ATGCCCGCTGAGACGCTCCCGTCGCTGGCCGACGTCCCCCGCGAGCCGGGGGCCAAGAAGCCGGACCCGATCCTGGTCGCGGACGGCGTCGTGCGCCGCTTCGGCGGCCTCACCGCCGTCAACGTGCAGCACGTCGAGATCCCGCGCGGCCGGATCACGGCTCTGATCGGCCCGAACGGCGCCGGCAAGACCACCTTCTTCAACCTGCTGACCGGCTTCGACAAGCCCGACGAGGGCTCGTGGACGTTCAACGGGAAGAACCTGGGCGGCGTCGCCGCCCACCGGGTGGCCCGGCTCGGCATGGTCCGCACGTTCCAGCTCACCAAGGCGCTCAACCGCCTCACGGTGATGGACAACATGCTGCTCGGCGCGACCGGCCAGAAGGGTGAGAACTTCTTCCGTGCGCTGATCCCGGCGATCTGGCACGCCCAGGAGAAGGAGATCACCGCACGGGCAGAGGAGCTGCTGGTCCGGTTCAAGCTGGACGCGAAGCGCAACGACTTCGCGGGCAGCCTCTCCGGCGGCCAGCGCAAGCTCCTGGAGATGGCCCGGGCGCTGATGGTCCGGCCGGACATGGTGATGCTCGACGAGCCGATGGCCGGCGTGAACCCGGCGCTGACGCAGTCGCTGCTCGGCCACGTCAAGGCGCTGCGCGAGGACGGCATGACCGTGCTGTTCGTCGAGCACGACATGGACATGGTCCGCGACATCAGCGACTGGGTGATCGTGATGGGCCAGGGCGCGGTGATCGCCGAGGGCACGCCGGACGAGGTCATGGCGGACCCGCGGGTCATCGACGCGTACCTGGGCAGCCAGCACGACGAGCCCGGAGCGGAGGCCCCGGCCGCCACGGCTCCCGTGACGCCGCAGCCCGCGGCTACCGTTGCGGACACGGCCGACGGCACACCCGCCGCCGACAAGCCGGCCGGGGAGGAGAAGGCATGA
- a CDS encoding ABC transporter ATP-binding protein, with protein sequence MTDKVTQAEALADDTAGVHVVDRSEHVSAAEGALVRCDELLAGYLPGVNILNGCDLYARKGELVGIIGPNGAGKSTLLKALFGLVNIRSGTVTLDGAEITNLKAHDLVARGIGFVPQTNNVFGTLTIEENLEMGTFLRPKKFKERFDFVTGLFPTLGTRRKQRAGSLSGGERQMVAMGRALMMEPSVLLLDEPSAGLSPAMQDEVFRRTKQINATGVTVIMVEQNARRCLQICDRGYVLDQGRNAYTASGQDLMHDPKVIELYLGTLATA encoded by the coding sequence ATGACGGACAAGGTCACCCAGGCCGAGGCGCTCGCCGACGACACCGCCGGTGTGCACGTCGTCGACCGCAGCGAGCACGTCTCGGCCGCGGAGGGCGCGCTGGTGCGCTGCGACGAGCTGCTGGCCGGCTACCTGCCGGGCGTCAACATCCTCAACGGCTGCGACCTGTACGCCAGGAAGGGCGAGCTGGTCGGCATCATCGGCCCGAACGGCGCCGGCAAGTCGACGCTGCTCAAGGCGCTGTTCGGCCTGGTCAACATCCGGTCCGGCACGGTCACGCTGGACGGCGCGGAGATCACCAACCTGAAGGCGCACGATCTGGTCGCCCGCGGCATCGGTTTCGTGCCGCAGACGAACAACGTCTTCGGGACGCTCACCATCGAGGAGAACCTCGAGATGGGCACGTTCCTGCGCCCGAAGAAGTTCAAGGAGCGCTTCGACTTCGTCACCGGGCTGTTCCCGACCCTGGGCACGCGTCGCAAGCAGCGCGCGGGCTCGCTGTCGGGCGGCGAGCGGCAGATGGTCGCGATGGGCCGGGCCCTGATGATGGAGCCGAGCGTCCTGCTGCTCGACGAGCCGTCGGCGGGTTTGTCCCCGGCGATGCAGGACGAGGTCTTCCGCCGGACGAAGCAGATCAACGCTACCGGTGTCACGGTGATCATGGTCGAGCAGAATGCGCGGCGTTGCCTGCAGATCTGCGACCGAGGGTACGTGCTTGACCAGGGACGTAACGCGTATACGGCCTCTGGCCAGGATCTGATGCACGATCCTAAGGTGATCGAGCTCTACCTGGGGACGTTGGCTACCGCGTAG
- a CDS encoding ABC transporter substrate-binding protein, producing the protein MIRPNLAWRSVAVLSAACLALTACADDAEETPNAGSSSAATAVGDGTLKLGTLLPQTGSLAILGPPEIAGVNAAVTEINAAGGVLGKPVTVSHTDSGDTSTDIATQSVNKLLAESVDTIIGAASSSVSLSVIDKITGAGVVHFSPANTSDEFTTYADKGLYFRTAPPDTLQGRVLGDLIIQDGNAKVGLLVMQDSYGVGLAKSTRAAVEGAGGQIVAEAVYDPKAPDFSAEVDQIKTANPDAIVLIGFDEVQKIIPKLVEADLTTAKKKWYFVDGNLSNKYNFPAGTLKGAKGTLPGAAANQAFKDKVLKEDPQLADFSYAPESYDAAILTALAAEAAGSDAPAAIAANLKAVSEGGTKCTDFAACLALLKAGTDVDYDGISGPIAFNDAGDPSEATIGIYQYGDDNKYTNVDYKSGKI; encoded by the coding sequence ATGATCCGCCCGAACCTCGCATGGCGTAGCGTCGCTGTGCTGAGCGCCGCGTGCCTCGCGCTCACCGCGTGCGCCGACGACGCGGAGGAAACGCCGAACGCCGGCAGCTCGTCCGCCGCCACCGCGGTGGGTGACGGCACCCTCAAGCTGGGCACCCTGCTGCCGCAGACCGGCTCGCTCGCCATCCTCGGCCCGCCGGAGATCGCCGGCGTGAACGCCGCCGTCACCGAGATCAACGCCGCCGGTGGCGTGCTCGGCAAGCCGGTCACCGTCAGCCACACCGACTCCGGTGACACCTCGACCGACATCGCGACCCAGTCGGTCAACAAGCTGCTCGCCGAGAGCGTCGACACCATCATCGGTGCCGCCTCCTCGTCGGTCTCGCTCTCCGTCATCGACAAGATCACGGGTGCGGGCGTCGTGCACTTCTCGCCGGCCAACACCTCCGACGAGTTCACGACGTACGCCGACAAGGGCCTCTACTTCCGCACCGCCCCGCCGGACACGCTGCAGGGCCGCGTCCTCGGTGACCTGATCATTCAGGACGGCAACGCCAAGGTCGGCCTGCTGGTCATGCAGGACTCGTACGGTGTGGGTCTCGCCAAGAGCACCCGCGCGGCCGTCGAGGGTGCCGGTGGCCAGATCGTCGCCGAGGCCGTCTACGACCCGAAGGCGCCGGACTTCTCGGCCGAGGTCGACCAGATCAAGACCGCGAACCCGGACGCCATCGTGCTGATCGGTTTCGACGAGGTCCAGAAGATCATCCCCAAGCTGGTCGAGGCCGACCTGACCACCGCCAAGAAGAAGTGGTACTTCGTCGACGGCAACCTGTCGAACAAGTACAACTTCCCGGCCGGCACGCTCAAGGGCGCCAAGGGCACGCTGCCGGGTGCGGCCGCGAACCAGGCGTTCAAGGACAAGGTCCTCAAGGAGGACCCGCAGCTGGCCGACTTCTCGTACGCGCCGGAGTCCTACGACGCCGCGATCCTGACCGCGCTCGCCGCCGAGGCCGCCGGTTCGGACGCTCCCGCCGCGATCGCCGCGAACCTGAAGGCGGTCTCCGAGGGTGGCACGAAGTGCACCGACTTCGCCGCCTGCCTCGCGCTGCTGAAGGCCGGCACGGACGTCGACTACGACGGCATCTCCGGTCCGATCGCGTTCAACGACGCGGGTGACCCGTCGGAGGCGACGATCGGCATCTACCAGTACGGCGACGACAACAAGTACACGAACGTCGACTACAAGTCCGGCAAGATCTGA
- the polA gene encoding DNA polymerase I, translating to MNAAVAEKSRLLLLDGHSLAYRAFFALPVENFSTSTGQATNAVYGFTSMLINVLRDEKPTHIAVAFDVSRRSFRTEIYPEYKGGRSESPKEFGGQVSLVKEVLSALRIPFVELANYEADDLIATLTTRARAEGMEVLICTGDRDSFQLIGDDVTVLYPRKGVSDLARMDAAAVLEKYGVGPEQYRHLAALVGDTSDNLPGIPGVGPKTAAKWISQYDGIDGVIAHADAIKGKAGDSLRERLSDVIRNYDMNRLVSDLEIPLTPEGARWHGWDREAVHQVFDALQFRVLRDRLYQYLDAVEPEAEAGFDLDATVLGAGAVAPWLAAHTDGAEVGVAVAGTFGRGTGVLTGVALATADGPAAWFDPAELDEADESAVAAWLADPARRKVLHDSKPARLAFTEHGWTLAGVTHDTALAAYLARPDQRSYDLADLAVRYLQRELRVDAPDSGQLTLDGLGGNEGEAEQNLMLRARATLDLATALDSELDRDAASGEGPSRRLLAEVELPLAEVLAVMERTGIAADTEYLSELESEFAAGVKGAAQSAYEVIGREFNLGSPKQLQEILFGELNLPKTKRIKTGYTTDADALQSLYAQTEHPLLAHLLRHRDVAKLKTTVDGLLKSVSDDGRIHTTYFQTVAATGRLSSTDPNLQNIPIRTEEGRRIRRAFVVGAGYDTLLTADYSQIEMRIMAHLSGDRALIDAFNSGADFHAATASNVFAVGITEVTADQRRKIKAMNYGLAYGLSAFGLSNQLSISTEEARGLMDEYFSRFGGVRDYLQSVVAEARQQGYTETILGRRRYLPDLVSDNRQRREMAERMALNAPIQGSAADIIKVAMLHVDTALREAGLRSRMLLQVHDELVLEAAEGEREQLEELVRREMGNAHALSVPLEVSVGAGRDWHTADH from the coding sequence GTGAATGCTGCGGTTGCTGAGAAGTCCCGGTTGTTGCTGCTCGACGGCCACTCGCTGGCCTATCGTGCGTTCTTCGCCCTCCCGGTGGAGAACTTCTCGACCTCGACGGGACAGGCGACCAACGCGGTCTACGGCTTCACCTCCATGCTGATCAACGTGCTGCGTGACGAGAAGCCGACGCACATCGCGGTCGCGTTCGACGTCTCCCGCCGCTCGTTCCGCACCGAGATCTACCCGGAGTACAAGGGCGGGCGCTCGGAGAGCCCGAAGGAGTTCGGTGGCCAGGTGAGCCTGGTCAAGGAGGTGCTGAGCGCGCTGCGCATCCCGTTCGTCGAGCTGGCCAACTACGAGGCCGACGACCTGATCGCCACGCTCACCACGCGGGCCCGCGCCGAGGGCATGGAGGTGCTGATCTGCACCGGCGACCGTGACTCGTTCCAGCTGATCGGCGACGACGTCACGGTGCTCTACCCGCGCAAGGGCGTCTCCGACCTGGCCCGGATGGACGCGGCCGCCGTGCTGGAGAAGTACGGCGTCGGCCCGGAGCAGTACCGGCATCTGGCCGCGCTGGTCGGCGACACCAGCGACAACCTGCCCGGCATCCCCGGCGTCGGCCCGAAGACCGCCGCCAAGTGGATCAGTCAGTACGACGGGATCGACGGCGTCATCGCGCACGCCGACGCGATCAAGGGCAAGGCCGGCGACAGCCTGCGCGAGCGCCTCTCCGACGTGATCCGCAACTACGACATGAACCGGCTGGTCTCCGACCTGGAGATCCCGCTGACGCCGGAGGGCGCGCGCTGGCACGGGTGGGACCGGGAGGCCGTCCACCAGGTCTTCGACGCGCTGCAGTTCCGGGTGCTCCGCGACCGGCTGTACCAGTATCTCGACGCGGTCGAGCCGGAGGCCGAGGCCGGGTTCGACCTGGACGCCACGGTGCTCGGCGCCGGTGCGGTCGCGCCCTGGCTGGCCGCGCACACCGACGGTGCCGAGGTCGGCGTGGCGGTCGCGGGCACGTTCGGCCGCGGCACCGGCGTGCTGACCGGCGTCGCGCTGGCCACCGCGGACGGCCCCGCCGCCTGGTTCGACCCGGCCGAGTTGGACGAGGCGGACGAGTCCGCGGTCGCGGCGTGGCTGGCCGACCCGGCCCGGCGCAAGGTGCTGCACGACAGCAAGCCGGCCCGGCTGGCGTTCACCGAGCACGGCTGGACGCTGGCCGGCGTCACCCACGACACCGCGCTCGCGGCCTACCTGGCCCGGCCGGATCAGCGCTCCTACGACCTGGCCGACCTGGCCGTGCGCTACCTGCAGCGGGAGCTGCGGGTGGACGCGCCGGACAGCGGCCAGCTGACGCTGGACGGGCTCGGCGGCAACGAGGGCGAGGCCGAGCAGAACCTGATGCTCCGCGCCCGGGCCACGCTCGACCTGGCCACCGCGCTCGACTCCGAGCTCGACCGGGACGCCGCGTCCGGCGAGGGCCCGTCCCGCCGGCTGCTGGCCGAGGTGGAGCTGCCACTGGCCGAGGTGCTGGCCGTGATGGAGCGCACCGGCATCGCCGCCGACACCGAATATCTGTCGGAGCTGGAGTCGGAGTTCGCGGCCGGCGTGAAGGGCGCGGCCCAGTCGGCGTACGAGGTGATCGGCCGCGAGTTCAACCTGGGCTCGCCGAAGCAGCTGCAGGAGATCCTGTTCGGCGAGCTGAACCTGCCGAAGACGAAGCGGATCAAGACGGGTTACACCACGGACGCGGACGCGCTGCAGAGCCTGTACGCGCAGACTGAGCACCCGCTGCTGGCCCACCTGCTGCGGCACCGGGACGTGGCGAAGCTGAAGACGACCGTGGACGGGCTGCTCAAGTCCGTCTCCGACGACGGGCGCATCCACACGACGTACTTCCAGACCGTCGCCGCGACCGGCCGGCTCTCCTCCACCGACCCGAACCTGCAGAACATCCCGATCCGCACCGAGGAGGGCCGCCGGATCCGGCGCGCGTTCGTGGTCGGCGCCGGCTACGACACGCTGCTGACCGCGGACTACAGCCAGATCGAGATGCGGATCATGGCGCACCTGTCCGGCGACCGGGCGCTGATCGACGCGTTCAACTCCGGTGCCGACTTCCACGCGGCCACCGCGTCGAACGTGTTCGCGGTCGGAATAACCGAGGTCACCGCGGACCAGCGGCGCAAGATCAAGGCGATGAACTACGGCCTGGCGTACGGGTTGAGCGCGTTCGGCCTGTCCAACCAGCTCAGCATCTCCACCGAGGAGGCGCGCGGGCTGATGGACGAGTACTTCTCCCGGTTCGGCGGCGTCCGTGACTACCTGCAGTCCGTGGTCGCGGAGGCACGCCAGCAGGGCTACACCGAGACCATCCTGGGCCGCCGCCGCTACCTGCCCGACCTGGTCAGCGACAACCGGCAGCGCCGCGAGATGGCCGAGCGGATGGCGCTCAACGCCCCCATCCAGGGCTCCGCCGCCGACATCATCAAGGTCGCCATGCTGCACGTGGACACCGCGCTGCGCGAGGCCGGGTTGCGCTCGCGCATGCTGCTCCAGGTGCACGACGAGCTGGTCCTGGAGGCGGCCGAGGGGGAGCGGGAGCAGCTGGAGGAGCTGGTCCGCCGCGAGATGGGCAACGCCCACGCGCTGTCGGTGCCGCTGGAGGTCTCGGTCGGTGCCGGCCGCGACTGGCACACCGCCGACCACTAG
- a CDS encoding DUF2945 domain-containing protein, giving the protein MAGKSLRKGRKVSWRSHGETVHGTVREKITSRTTTAGRTVAASTDEPQYRVTSDKTGKDAVHKPGALHPE; this is encoded by the coding sequence ATGGCTGGGAAGAGCTTGCGCAAGGGCCGGAAGGTCAGCTGGCGGAGTCACGGGGAGACCGTGCACGGGACCGTGCGGGAGAAGATCACCTCCCGGACGACGACCGCGGGCCGCACGGTGGCCGCGTCAACGGACGAGCCGCAGTATCGGGTGACCAGTGACAAGACCGGGAAGGACGCCGTGCACAAGCCCGGCGCCCTGCACCCCGAATAG
- a CDS encoding Uma2 family endonuclease yields the protein MSAEPIGIEAAVWQPDPVRQALANYTLQDLLNLPPDAPRVELVDGVIHVVPSANTGHQTIARKLSNWFEAHAPDEFYPYEDVGVALGPGHTRQPDVLICYDDAVGDNENYVLPADVVLVVEVVSPSTKTTDRFAKPGEYAAAGIPCYWRIERDPLHVFAYQLREPTRPSGLREYELVADSDTLIKVEQPFPIEFPLSEIVRRPRPRR from the coding sequence GTGAGCGCTGAGCCGATCGGAATCGAGGCCGCCGTGTGGCAGCCGGACCCCGTGCGTCAGGCACTTGCCAACTACACGCTCCAAGACCTGCTCAACCTCCCCCCGGACGCACCGCGCGTCGAGCTCGTTGACGGAGTCATCCACGTGGTCCCCTCAGCCAACACCGGACACCAGACCATCGCCCGGAAGTTGTCCAACTGGTTCGAAGCACACGCGCCGGACGAGTTCTACCCCTACGAGGATGTCGGCGTGGCCCTGGGCCCCGGCCACACCCGGCAGCCGGATGTCCTGATCTGCTACGACGACGCCGTCGGCGACAACGAGAACTACGTGTTGCCGGCCGATGTGGTCCTCGTGGTGGAGGTGGTGTCGCCGAGCACCAAGACCACGGACCGTTTCGCCAAGCCCGGTGAGTACGCGGCGGCCGGCATCCCCTGCTACTGGCGCATCGAGCGGGACCCGTTGCACGTCTTCGCCTACCAGCTCCGCGAGCCGACGCGCCCGTCCGGCCTGCGGGAGTACGAACTCGTGGCGGACAGCGACACGCTGATCAAGGTCGAGCAGCCCTTCCCGATCGAGTTCCCGCTCTCGGAGATCGTGCGCCGCCCCCGCCCCCGGCGTTAG
- a CDS encoding class I SAM-dependent methyltransferase: protein MDGVEIGTEVTRRDVTDDESRRASRHWWDIDADDYQAAHGEFLGDADLVWCPEGLREADARLLGDVAGRRVLELGAGAAAGARWLAAQGAAAVALDLSAGMLRHAAAGNARTGITVPLVQADALALPFADGTFDVVCTAFGAIPFVADSAAAHREVFRVLRPGGRWVFSVTHPMRWIFLDDPGEGGLRAVHSYFDRRPYVEENVDGEPTYVEQHRTLGDRIRELVAAGFVLRDLIEPEWPDGHEGVWGQWSPLRGRLFPGTAIFVTAKPQTT, encoded by the coding sequence ATGGACGGCGTCGAGATCGGCACCGAGGTCACCCGCCGGGACGTGACCGACGACGAGAGCCGCCGGGCCAGCCGCCACTGGTGGGACATCGACGCCGATGATTATCAGGCCGCACACGGAGAGTTCCTGGGCGACGCCGACCTCGTCTGGTGCCCCGAGGGCCTGCGCGAGGCCGACGCGCGCCTGCTCGGCGACGTGGCCGGCCGCCGCGTCCTGGAACTCGGTGCCGGTGCCGCGGCCGGCGCGCGCTGGCTCGCCGCGCAGGGTGCCGCCGCGGTCGCGCTCGACCTGTCCGCCGGTATGCTCCGGCACGCCGCCGCCGGCAACGCGCGCACCGGCATCACGGTGCCGCTGGTCCAGGCGGACGCGCTCGCGCTGCCGTTCGCCGACGGCACGTTCGACGTGGTCTGCACCGCGTTCGGCGCGATCCCGTTCGTCGCCGACTCCGCGGCCGCGCACCGCGAGGTGTTCCGCGTGCTGCGCCCCGGCGGCCGGTGGGTCTTCAGCGTCACCCATCCGATGCGCTGGATCTTCCTCGACGATCCGGGCGAGGGCGGGCTGCGCGCGGTCCACTCGTACTTCGACCGCCGCCCGTACGTGGAGGAGAACGTCGACGGCGAGCCCACCTACGTCGAGCAGCACCGCACGCTGGGCGACCGGATCCGCGAGCTGGTCGCGGCCGGCTTCGTGCTCCGCGACCTGATCGAGCCGGAGTGGCCGGACGGCCACGAGGGCGTCTGGGGCCAGTGGTCCCCGCTGCGCGGCCGGCTCTTCCCCGGCACCGCCATCTTCGTGACCGCCAAACCACAGACCACATGA